A DNA window from Streptomyces sp. CA-278952 contains the following coding sequences:
- a CDS encoding VOC family protein, producing the protein MVSVVQNVAIDCADAYGLARFWSGVTGRPLHPEDRPGVREAQVLLAEGPVLHFNQVPEAKTIKNRLHLCLRPETSRDQEVDRLLELGATFVGDHRNPDGSGWAILADPEGNEFCVLRSESDRAAMLS; encoded by the coding sequence ATGGTTTCGGTAGTACAGAACGTGGCGATCGACTGTGCGGACGCCTACGGGCTCGCACGGTTCTGGAGCGGTGTGACAGGCCGTCCCCTGCACCCGGAGGACAGGCCGGGCGTCCGGGAGGCCCAGGTGCTGTTGGCGGAGGGCCCGGTGCTGCACTTCAATCAGGTGCCCGAGGCCAAGACGATCAAGAACCGGCTCCATCTGTGCCTGCGCCCGGAGACCTCGCGCGATCAGGAGGTGGACCGGCTGCTGGAGCTCGGCGCCACGTTCGTCGGCGATCATCGGAATCCCGATGGTTCGGGCTGGGCGATCCTCGCCGATCCCGAAGGCAACGAGTTCTGCGTCCTGCGGAGTGAGTCCGACCGAGCCGCCATGCTCTCCTGA
- a CDS encoding DUF6879 family protein — translation MTLLRFLGTTSDEGDCPTLYEVEGTTDILVQGDRVTDPEHLAQLRDVKDSETVVLVPRDLLVRFAPRTTDPEMVPFSEVAPLFREFRHTAFRLETRHGYASDRNSPKWGQWKSGEDISAEPDNAWRENVRAQTTQGKRFERVRLVDQPLTEGQQFLLASGQGNVAAGEDIRNLPRTQAARLGLPGHDFWLFDSRLIARFVFAEDDTTLGVVLSEDPAEVALACQARDAAWHHATRTADFAKAVASTG, via the coding sequence ATGACGCTTCTCAGGTTTCTCGGTACCACCAGCGACGAGGGAGACTGCCCCACTCTGTACGAGGTCGAGGGCACCACCGACATCCTTGTCCAGGGTGACCGGGTTACCGACCCCGAACACCTGGCGCAGCTCCGCGATGTGAAAGACAGCGAGACAGTCGTACTCGTGCCACGTGACCTCCTGGTCCGCTTCGCCCCACGCACTACCGATCCTGAGATGGTGCCGTTCTCCGAGGTCGCCCCGCTGTTCCGCGAATTCAGGCACACCGCGTTCCGACTGGAAACCCGACACGGATACGCCTCCGACCGCAACAGTCCGAAGTGGGGACAGTGGAAGAGCGGCGAGGACATCTCCGCTGAGCCGGACAACGCATGGCGCGAGAACGTCCGGGCGCAGACGACTCAGGGGAAGAGGTTCGAGCGGGTCCGGCTCGTTGACCAGCCTCTGACCGAAGGGCAGCAGTTTCTTCTTGCCAGTGGCCAGGGCAACGTGGCAGCTGGTGAGGACATCCGCAACCTGCCACGCACCCAGGCAGCCCGACTTGGCCTGCCCGGCCACGACTTCTGGCTGTTCGACTCCCGCCTGATCGCCCGGTTCGTCTTCGCTGAGGACGACACCACCCTCGGCGTCGTACTCAGCGAGGACCCAGCCGAAGTCGCTCTCGCGTGCCAGGCGCGAGACGCGGCCTGGCACCACGCGACGCGCACTGCGGACTTCGCGAAGGCAGTAGCTTCGACCGGGTGA
- a CDS encoding MarR family transcriptional regulator has product MATQHTSSALPAPALSAAYPMAKPGYGKRSAPDQHPRTRNDFAHLPTRERYVAGFIDHLPEGAAMSVKTLAKQLPLYGQQAVSTSLTDLSVTGHLRRVRCPVGAGDETRWVFRTFWSRTARDNEWWNTYLATEQAALAARPAPGVTASSTAASPPPWVPAEDPPPPALPDRPQGEATQESPEPSHADAAQGPAEPAETPAPTSVPHQRTPADPPDTAPAPGPARSPAPATGPTAPTAAPHSPAYLALARLGRTDQRLALSADDCAALEAGAAAWFARGVDADYLTAALAAGLPERVDSPVGFVRRRLADKIPPRLPDERALPDAPAHRVLVECTDCGAPGRPEALPDGLCRPCRAAHRPGAGASPVGTAEAAAGARDIGAYVAVLRDMLRAP; this is encoded by the coding sequence ATGGCTACCCAGCACACTAGCTCCGCCCTGCCCGCCCCCGCACTCTCCGCCGCGTACCCGATGGCCAAGCCCGGCTACGGCAAACGCTCCGCGCCGGACCAACACCCGCGTACGCGCAATGACTTCGCTCACCTGCCGACCCGCGAGCGCTACGTCGCCGGGTTCATCGACCACCTCCCCGAGGGCGCGGCGATGAGCGTGAAGACCCTGGCCAAACAGCTCCCGCTCTACGGCCAACAGGCCGTCTCCACCTCCCTGACCGACCTCTCCGTCACCGGCCACCTGCGGCGCGTCCGATGCCCCGTCGGCGCGGGCGACGAGACCCGCTGGGTCTTCCGCACCTTCTGGTCCCGCACCGCACGCGACAACGAGTGGTGGAACACCTACCTCGCCACCGAGCAGGCCGCCCTGGCCGCACGCCCCGCGCCCGGAGTGACGGCCTCATCCACCGCCGCCTCTCCGCCTCCCTGGGTCCCGGCCGAGGACCCGCCCCCGCCCGCGCTGCCGGACAGGCCCCAAGGAGAAGCCACCCAGGAATCGCCGGAGCCATCTCACGCGGACGCCGCCCAGGGGCCCGCAGAGCCTGCGGAGACCCCGGCCCCCACCTCCGTACCGCACCAGCGCACACCGGCCGACCCCCCGGACACGGCACCCGCGCCGGGCCCGGCCCGGAGCCCGGCTCCGGCGACGGGCCCGACGGCTCCGACCGCCGCACCCCACTCCCCTGCCTACCTCGCCCTGGCCCGACTCGGCCGCACGGACCAACGCCTGGCGTTGTCCGCCGACGACTGCGCCGCCTTGGAGGCGGGGGCTGCGGCCTGGTTCGCCCGGGGTGTGGACGCGGACTACCTGACCGCCGCCCTCGCCGCAGGGCTTCCCGAGCGCGTCGACTCCCCGGTCGGCTTCGTCCGCCGCCGACTCGCCGACAAGATCCCGCCCCGGCTGCCTGACGAGCGGGCCCTGCCCGACGCGCCCGCCCACCGCGTCCTGGTGGAGTGCACCGACTGCGGCGCCCCCGGCCGCCCCGAGGCCCTCCCCGACGGGCTCTGCCGCCCCTGCCGCGCCGCCCACCGCCCCGGGGCGGGCGCTTCCCCGGTAGGGACCGCCGAGGCAGCGGCCGGCGCCCGCGACATCGGGGCATACGTCGCCGTCCTCCGTGACATGCTCAGAGCCCCTTGA
- a CDS encoding YrhB domain-containing protein, whose product MVTKDEAVRSAQTFLQQVVYPDRADSIVMRPDTAIEFTYGWTVRFDFKEHLETSDPSYAPFTSVVVVPHDGSAADFAPTSMPAAEYMALHASGNWPSRKGQ is encoded by the coding sequence ATGGTAACCAAAGACGAAGCAGTGCGAAGTGCCCAAACATTCCTCCAGCAGGTCGTATACCCGGACCGAGCGGACTCCATCGTGATGCGCCCGGATACTGCTATTGAATTCACCTACGGCTGGACCGTCCGCTTCGATTTCAAGGAGCACCTGGAAACAAGCGATCCCTCGTACGCGCCGTTCACTTCCGTGGTCGTTGTTCCGCACGACGGGTCCGCAGCCGACTTCGCTCCCACCTCCATGCCGGCCGCGGAGTACATGGCCCTCCATGCCTCGGGCAACTGGCCGTCCAGGAAGGGGCAGTAG
- a CDS encoding nuclear transport factor 2 family protein — MSQEHEDVSAAIDGELRLMDPAVRLSRSIAETLLDPEFVEIGASGRRWTYEEVLIALPDLDGGGADSPRYEPSGMTGVVLGPGLVHLTYETVIGGDRARRSSLWRRRAGETSWRMYYHQATPVPAGEEPRDRAPSDSG, encoded by the coding sequence ATGAGTCAGGAACACGAAGACGTGAGTGCGGCGATCGACGGCGAGTTGCGGCTGATGGACCCCGCCGTCCGTCTCTCCCGGTCCATCGCCGAGACACTGCTCGACCCGGAGTTCGTCGAGATCGGGGCTTCCGGAAGGCGGTGGACGTACGAGGAGGTGCTCATCGCCCTCCCCGACCTGGACGGCGGAGGCGCGGACAGCCCGCGCTACGAGCCCTCCGGTATGACCGGAGTGGTGCTGGGGCCCGGGCTGGTGCACCTCACGTACGAGACCGTCATCGGCGGCGACCGGGCCCGCCGGAGTTCGCTGTGGCGCCGGCGGGCCGGGGAGACGTCGTGGCGGATGTACTACCACCAGGCGACGCCGGTTCCGGCCGGGGAGGAGCCCCGGGACCGCGCCCCGTCCGACTCCGGCTGA
- a CDS encoding alanine--tRNA ligase-related protein codes for MRTDQLVSTFVEYYEERGHRRITGSTLLPPDGDPVLFTTSGMHPLTPYLEGRPHPLGRRLVNVQRCLRTTDLDEVGDATHLTVFEMLGTWSLGDYGGPLSLDWGYGLLTEGLGVDPGLLHATAFAGDDRTGPDTASVDLWQGLGVPVELTVEDNWWPNGSAGPCGPDSEIFLWTGEGPPQSTPTRDDRWVEVWNHVTMTHRRLGDGSLVPLPQRNVDTGLGLERLASLLQGESSVFACDVFAPWRHLVPALWPLDEPSLRLVGDHLRSAVVVLGDGVRPANSGRGYVLRRLVRRVLTVLWRDDPSRSVGDLPEELVEHTLDHFRQDLRPGDVLRMLLEEEHRFRGLLERGRRVLARPRFQGPLTEEDFHYLHDTHGLPRELVLSLREE; via the coding sequence ATGCGTACGGACCAGCTGGTCAGCACGTTCGTCGAGTACTACGAAGAGCGCGGCCACCGCCGCATCACCGGCTCGACCCTGCTGCCGCCCGACGGCGACCCCGTGCTCTTCACCACCTCCGGCATGCACCCGCTCACGCCCTACCTGGAGGGCCGCCCCCACCCGCTGGGCCGGCGACTGGTGAACGTACAGCGCTGCCTGCGCACCACGGACCTGGACGAGGTCGGGGACGCCACACATCTGACGGTCTTCGAGATGCTCGGCACCTGGTCGCTGGGCGACTACGGGGGCCCGCTCAGTCTCGACTGGGGGTACGGGCTGCTCACCGAGGGCCTGGGCGTCGATCCCGGTCTGCTGCACGCCACCGCCTTCGCCGGTGACGACCGGACCGGTCCGGACACCGCCTCCGTCGACCTGTGGCAGGGCCTCGGCGTCCCCGTGGAACTCACCGTGGAGGACAACTGGTGGCCCAACGGATCGGCCGGCCCCTGCGGCCCCGACTCGGAGATCTTCCTGTGGACCGGCGAAGGCCCGCCGCAGTCGACGCCCACCCGCGACGACCGCTGGGTCGAGGTGTGGAACCACGTCACGATGACCCACCGCCGCCTCGGCGACGGCTCCCTCGTCCCGCTCCCCCAGCGCAACGTCGACACCGGCCTCGGCCTGGAACGGCTGGCCTCCCTGCTCCAGGGCGAGTCGTCCGTCTTCGCCTGCGACGTCTTCGCCCCCTGGCGCCACCTGGTGCCCGCCCTGTGGCCGCTGGACGAACCGTCACTGCGCCTGGTCGGCGACCACCTTCGCTCGGCCGTCGTGGTGCTCGGCGACGGTGTACGCCCGGCCAACTCGGGGCGTGGCTACGTGCTGCGTCGCTTGGTACGACGGGTACTCACCGTGCTGTGGCGCGACGATCCCTCGCGCAGCGTCGGGGACCTGCCGGAGGAACTGGTCGAGCACACCCTGGACCACTTCCGGCAGGACCTGCGCCCGGGCGACGTGCTCCGGATGCTGCTCGAGGAGGAGCACCGGTTCCGCGGGCTCCTGGAGCGCGGCCGAAGGGTGCTCGCCAGGCCCCGGTTCCAAGGCCCGCTGACCGAGGAGGACTTCCACTACCTCCACGACACCCATGGACTGCCCCGCGAGCTGGTCCTGAGCCTGCGCGAGGAGTGA
- a CDS encoding dihydrofolate reductase family protein, which translates to MGQLVVVNFVSLDGVMQSVLSADEDRGGGFDQGGWVMPYVDDVVERFMSEATAGAGALLLGRRTYEIFAATWPYADPNDPAVAAMNAMPKYVASRTLKELDWANSILLGADPVAEISRITAASGSETVVLGSGELLATLIEHDLVDEYRLLVFPLLLGGGKRLFADGGGPRHLKLTATEPTPSGVLINTYRRPAEE; encoded by the coding sequence ATGGGTCAGCTGGTCGTGGTCAACTTCGTCTCCTTGGACGGCGTCATGCAGTCGGTCCTCTCGGCCGACGAGGACCGGGGCGGTGGGTTCGATCAGGGCGGCTGGGTGATGCCGTACGTCGACGACGTGGTCGAGCGGTTCATGAGCGAGGCCACGGCCGGTGCCGGCGCTCTGCTCCTGGGGCGCAGGACCTACGAGATCTTCGCCGCCACCTGGCCGTACGCCGACCCGAACGACCCCGCTGTGGCAGCCATGAACGCGATGCCCAAGTACGTCGCGTCCCGCACGCTCAAGGAGCTGGACTGGGCGAACTCCATCCTCCTCGGGGCCGATCCGGTGGCGGAGATCAGCCGGATCACGGCCGCGTCCGGGAGCGAGACGGTGGTGCTGGGCAGCGGAGAGCTGCTCGCGACCCTGATCGAGCACGACCTCGTCGACGAGTACCGGCTGCTCGTCTTCCCTCTCCTCCTGGGCGGTGGGAAGCGGCTCTTCGCCGATGGCGGGGGCCCTCGTCACCTGAAGCTCACCGCAACGGAGCCGACACCGTCCGGCGTCCTGATCAACACCTACCGCCGCCCCGCCGAAGAGTGA
- a CDS encoding DUF6243 family protein has protein sequence MTVSKNINNPVGQGGGQRKKLSRAERQNNGPHRNLDRRSAADQKAELVRKMREKTGTAEGTGQTGDDTAQSGDDTDQG, from the coding sequence GTGACCGTGAGCAAGAACATCAACAACCCTGTGGGCCAGGGTGGCGGCCAGCGCAAGAAGCTGTCCCGCGCCGAACGGCAGAACAACGGCCCGCACCGCAATCTCGACCGCCGGAGTGCCGCCGACCAGAAGGCGGAGCTGGTGCGCAAGATGCGCGAGAAGACCGGCACGGCCGAGGGCACCGGCCAGACGGGCGACGACACCGCACAGTCGGGCGACGACACCGACCAGGGCTGA
- a CDS encoding DinB family protein, producing the protein MIDGFAKDNLHRRLRRDREALLWKLDGLSAYDARRPLTATGTNLLGLVKHVATVEARYFGEVFGRPSPEPLPRWQDSDGSDQWAAEDETRDQIVGFCRRTWEHSDATINELPLDAPGHVPWWPQPHTNTNLFAVMVHVLGETNRHAGHADILRERIDGRTGLRAEHEQQIDEAARAAYCAKIERTARTAALLKAEM; encoded by the coding sequence ATGATCGATGGATTCGCGAAGGACAACCTGCACAGGAGACTGCGGCGGGACCGCGAGGCGCTGCTCTGGAAGCTCGACGGCCTGTCCGCATACGACGCCCGCCGACCTCTGACAGCGACCGGGACCAACCTCCTCGGCCTGGTCAAACACGTGGCTACCGTCGAGGCCAGGTACTTCGGCGAGGTCTTCGGCCGCCCTTCCCCGGAACCGTTGCCCCGGTGGCAGGACTCCGACGGCAGCGATCAGTGGGCGGCCGAGGACGAGACCCGCGATCAGATCGTCGGGTTCTGCCGGCGTACGTGGGAACACTCGGACGCGACGATCAACGAGCTTCCCCTCGACGCCCCCGGCCACGTGCCGTGGTGGCCGCAGCCTCACACCAACACGAACCTCTTCGCCGTCATGGTCCATGTCCTCGGCGAGACCAACCGGCATGCCGGGCACGCCGACATCCTGCGCGAGCGCATCGACGGCCGGACCGGCCTACGTGCCGAGCACGAGCAGCAGATCGACGAGGCAGCCCGGGCGGCCTACTGCGCGAAGATCGAGCGGACCGCCAGGACGGCGGCACTGCTCAAGGCTGAGATGTGA
- a CDS encoding helix-turn-helix domain-containing protein produces the protein MSTDFQTARVALGARLRELRSEAGLNGKGVAEALGWQRSKVSRLETGKQTPTASDLLEWARAVGRPGVATELRARLVGLESQYRSWRRQLAGGHRARQELAVTETMATQLIRGMEVSRIPGLFQTADYARHAFEANAEFRRIPRDVEAAVRARMRRQEALYEAGKHFRFVVWEAALYVLTCPREVMAAQLDRLIGLIGLDTVEIRVLPLGVQLKRAPGHGFWIYDRRRVIVETINTEMWLDDEENVGLYERAWDLMAEAAVQGPQARRLIGRARASLEPD, from the coding sequence GTGAGCACCGACTTCCAAACCGCCCGCGTCGCCCTCGGAGCGCGACTCCGCGAGCTACGCAGCGAGGCCGGCCTCAACGGCAAGGGCGTGGCCGAGGCGCTCGGCTGGCAACGCTCGAAGGTGTCGCGCCTGGAGACAGGAAAGCAGACCCCCACCGCGAGTGACCTCTTGGAGTGGGCCCGGGCGGTGGGGCGGCCTGGTGTCGCGACCGAGTTGCGGGCGCGGCTCGTCGGACTGGAATCGCAGTACCGGTCGTGGCGACGGCAACTCGCCGGTGGTCATCGGGCGCGCCAGGAGCTGGCTGTCACCGAGACGATGGCTACGCAGCTCATCCGGGGTATGGAGGTGTCCCGCATTCCGGGACTGTTCCAAACTGCGGACTACGCCCGGCACGCGTTCGAGGCGAACGCCGAATTCCGCAGAATCCCCAGAGACGTCGAGGCAGCAGTCCGGGCGCGCATGCGCCGCCAGGAGGCGTTGTACGAGGCCGGCAAACACTTCCGGTTCGTGGTGTGGGAGGCGGCACTGTACGTACTGACGTGCCCCCGCGAAGTTATGGCCGCACAACTGGACCGGCTCATCGGGCTGATTGGTCTGGACACCGTCGAGATCCGCGTGCTTCCACTCGGAGTGCAACTGAAACGTGCGCCGGGCCACGGGTTTTGGATCTATGACCGCCGTCGTGTGATCGTCGAGACGATCAACACCGAGATGTGGCTCGACGACGAGGAGAACGTCGGCCTGTATGAGCGGGCGTGGGATCTTATGGCCGAAGCCGCGGTCCAGGGGCCGCAGGCACGCCGTTTGATCGGTCGTGCACGGGCGTCGTTGGAGCCCGATTAG
- a CDS encoding MFS transporter: protein MTPTAEPAQGNHRATYREVLAEPRFRLLFSTRAVAITADALRITTFSVLVFSSTGSALLSAVAFGIGFIPQLFGSLLLGSLADRLPPRALITGGYALTCATALLLALVRMPVAASLGVVALVSLATPVFHGASSRLVAQSLEGDAYVLGRSLNNIAGAGAQLFGLALGGAAVAVLGPRGALAVSAVLYLGCALAVRIRLPRLLPGEFGGTPGSGGDDGGADGRADGGADGGAVRASFHGAGLLLRGRTVRRLMLAQWLPVALVAGAEGLIVAYAGERRFAPGWYAVLMGCLPVGMLVGDLLVGRLLRPRARERLVVPLVALAGLPLIGFAAEPGVGVSSCLLLLSGLGYAYGLGLQRPFLDALPQDGQGQAFGLLGSGSMTLQGVGPVCLGAVAAGMGTGGAIALAGGAVMLTAGWILTWQPPTSTTWR from the coding sequence ATGACCCCAACCGCCGAGCCCGCGCAGGGCAACCACCGTGCCACCTACCGGGAGGTACTGGCCGAGCCGCGATTCCGACTGCTCTTCTCCACCCGCGCCGTCGCGATCACGGCGGACGCGCTGCGGATCACCACGTTCTCGGTTCTGGTCTTCTCGTCCACCGGCTCCGCGCTGCTCAGCGCAGTGGCCTTCGGCATCGGCTTCATCCCGCAGCTGTTCGGTTCACTGTTGCTGGGCTCACTGGCCGACCGGCTGCCGCCCCGCGCGCTCATCACCGGCGGCTACGCCTTGACGTGCGCCACCGCCCTGCTGCTCGCCCTGGTGCGGATGCCGGTCGCGGCAAGCCTCGGTGTGGTGGCGCTGGTCTCACTCGCCACACCGGTGTTTCACGGCGCGTCGAGTCGGCTGGTCGCTCAGTCGCTGGAGGGTGACGCCTACGTGCTGGGCCGTTCGCTGAACAACATCGCCGGCGCCGGCGCGCAGTTGTTCGGCCTGGCGCTGGGAGGTGCGGCCGTCGCGGTACTCGGGCCACGCGGGGCGCTCGCGGTCAGTGCCGTCCTCTACCTCGGCTGCGCGCTCGCTGTCCGCATCCGGCTCCCTCGGCTGCTGCCGGGGGAGTTCGGCGGCACACCCGGCAGCGGCGGGGACGATGGCGGGGCGGATGGCCGGGCCGATGGCGGGGCGGATGGCGGGGCCGTCCGTGCAAGCTTCCATGGTGCGGGCCTACTGCTGCGCGGACGCACGGTGCGACGACTGATGCTGGCCCAGTGGCTGCCCGTCGCGCTCGTGGCGGGCGCGGAAGGCCTCATCGTCGCCTACGCGGGCGAACGCCGCTTCGCGCCCGGCTGGTACGCGGTGCTGATGGGCTGTCTACCGGTCGGCATGCTCGTCGGGGACCTGCTGGTGGGTCGGCTGCTGCGGCCCCGCGCCCGGGAGCGACTGGTAGTCCCGTTGGTCGCGCTGGCCGGGCTGCCTCTGATCGGCTTCGCCGCCGAGCCCGGGGTGGGCGTCTCGTCCTGTCTGCTGCTGCTCAGCGGCCTCGGATACGCCTACGGTCTCGGCCTGCAACGCCCGTTCCTGGACGCCCTGCCTCAGGACGGTCAGGGCCAGGCCTTCGGGTTGCTCGGCTCCGGCAGCATGACGTTGCAGGGCGTCGGACCGGTCTGCTTGGGCGCGGTGGCCGCGGGCATGGGGACAGGCGGCGCCATCGCCCTGGCGGGCGGCGCGGTGATGCTTACCGCCGGCTGGATCCTCACCTGGCAACCGCCCACCTCGACGACGTGGCGCTGA
- a CDS encoding methyltransferase domain-containing protein, translating into MLPAVVSAAHQAPTYPSLVQELADRGLLTGRWRRVFEAVPRSRFVPEVVWRQLPDRCEPVVGADAWLALVNSDEPVITQLDDGGEGGPGLATSSNSMPSMVARMLTLLEVVDGQRVLEIGTGTGYVAALLCERLGDDLVHSVELDPVVARQAADALAQAGYRPHLRVGDGEEPWPGLGPVDRLIATCALRYVPYALLRQVRPGGVLVVPLAREFWSGALVQLRVQGDGTAVGPFCGGATYMPMRAHRVPDLHEVRGKGRARAAGLDPARLLDLGFALYAGARLPGVRLIHQETVDGARVWVTREDGGAATAASGEEVWQYGPGFLWEEIEQVWWEYESAGRPDAEQFGLTVTDRGQQVWLRDPGEVVRPSRA; encoded by the coding sequence GTGCTTCCCGCAGTGGTGAGCGCCGCACACCAGGCACCCACCTACCCGTCTCTGGTGCAGGAGTTGGCCGATCGTGGGTTGCTGACCGGCCGGTGGCGGCGGGTGTTCGAGGCTGTTCCGCGTAGCCGGTTCGTTCCGGAGGTTGTGTGGCGGCAGTTGCCCGATCGGTGTGAGCCGGTCGTGGGGGCGGATGCGTGGCTGGCGTTGGTGAACAGCGACGAGCCGGTCATTACCCAGCTCGACGACGGGGGCGAGGGCGGACCCGGCCTCGCTACGTCGTCTAACTCGATGCCCTCGATGGTCGCCCGGATGCTCACGCTCCTCGAAGTCGTCGACGGGCAGCGTGTGCTGGAGATCGGCACTGGCACCGGGTATGTCGCGGCGTTGCTGTGCGAGCGGCTCGGTGACGATCTGGTCCACAGTGTCGAGCTGGACCCGGTGGTGGCCCGGCAGGCGGCCGACGCCTTGGCGCAGGCCGGGTATCGTCCGCACCTGCGGGTCGGCGATGGTGAGGAGCCGTGGCCCGGTTTGGGACCCGTGGATCGGCTGATCGCTACCTGCGCGTTGCGGTATGTCCCGTACGCGCTGCTCCGCCAGGTCCGGCCCGGTGGGGTCCTCGTGGTTCCGCTCGCCCGGGAGTTCTGGTCCGGGGCGCTGGTCCAACTTCGCGTTCAGGGCGACGGCACGGCGGTGGGGCCGTTCTGCGGCGGGGCCACGTACATGCCGATGCGAGCCCATCGCGTGCCTGACCTCCACGAGGTGCGGGGCAAGGGTCGGGCCCGTGCCGCTGGTCTGGACCCCGCCCGGCTCCTCGATCTCGGATTCGCCCTGTATGCGGGGGCCCGGCTGCCCGGCGTGCGGCTCATCCACCAGGAGACCGTCGACGGGGCGCGGGTCTGGGTGACCCGGGAGGACGGAGGCGCTGCGACGGCCGCCTCGGGGGAGGAGGTGTGGCAGTACGGGCCCGGGTTCCTGTGGGAGGAGATCGAGCAGGTCTGGTGGGAGTACGAGTCGGCAGGGCGACCCGACGCCGAACAGTTCGGGCTGACCGTGACCGACCGGGGCCAGCAGGTATGGCTCCGGGACCCCGGCGAAGTTGTCCGGCCCAGCAGGGCGTGA
- a CDS encoding ArsR/SmtB family transcription factor, producing the protein MLRFEVSVEDLLRSRFALSPAMDLCFLLGSLAGGRGGPLPRAWAARLLPAFERLRRESELDAALTLFTPQGGPNFVAPPPRGLNQTWADDLARIRATPPEAARRECAANATGPSARDPRVRAVLDSPDAVSRIAEAMDRAWHELLAPDWPQLRAICERDVVHRVGVIGDHGWATTIESLHASITWQAGGMEVGHFPRVGVVRLVGDGLLLIPSVFVRNIAAHTEDPWPRTLIYRARGTAALWGEQEAAPRPDALTALVGRARARLLSALDAPASTSHLARSLAMAPGAVGDHLAVLRNAGLLVRARSGRSVLYRRTPLGEALVAGSG; encoded by the coding sequence GTGCTGCGCTTCGAAGTCTCCGTCGAGGACCTGCTGCGCAGCCGCTTCGCACTGTCGCCCGCGATGGATCTGTGCTTCCTGCTGGGCTCGCTCGCGGGCGGCCGGGGCGGGCCGCTGCCGCGAGCCTGGGCCGCCCGGCTCCTGCCGGCCTTTGAACGGCTTCGCCGAGAGAGCGAACTGGACGCCGCCCTTACCCTGTTCACCCCGCAAGGCGGACCGAACTTCGTCGCTCCGCCCCCGCGCGGCCTCAACCAGACCTGGGCGGACGACCTGGCCAGGATCCGGGCCACACCGCCGGAAGCGGCCCGCCGCGAATGCGCCGCCAACGCGACCGGCCCCTCCGCCCGTGATCCCCGCGTACGTGCGGTGCTGGACTCACCGGACGCCGTCTCCAGGATTGCCGAGGCGATGGACCGGGCGTGGCACGAACTGCTCGCCCCGGACTGGCCGCAACTGCGCGCGATCTGTGAGCGCGACGTCGTGCACCGGGTGGGGGTGATCGGCGATCACGGATGGGCCACGACCATCGAGAGCCTGCATGCGAGCATCACCTGGCAAGCCGGCGGCATGGAGGTCGGCCACTTCCCCCGAGTCGGAGTGGTCCGCCTCGTCGGCGACGGACTCCTGCTGATCCCTTCGGTCTTCGTCAGGAATATCGCCGCCCACACGGAAGACCCCTGGCCCCGGACCTTGATCTATCGCGCCCGCGGCACCGCCGCCCTGTGGGGCGAACAGGAGGCCGCCCCCCGACCGGACGCCCTGACCGCCCTGGTCGGCCGGGCCCGAGCCCGGCTGCTGTCGGCGCTGGACGCCCCGGCCAGTACCAGCCACCTCGCCCGAAGCCTCGCCATGGCACCCGGCGCGGTTGGCGACCACCTCGCCGTCCTGCGGAACGCGGGGCTGCTGGTCCGCGCGCGGTCCGGCCGGTCGGTGCTCTACCGGCGTACCCCACTCGGCGAGGCACTGGTCGCCGGATCGGGCTGA
- a CDS encoding DUF6332 family protein: protein MDRGRESRWEKDAMTVEIAFALVTAAALAAAVFAVALTLTLVFDLSDAASTGVRTGGALVGGAVGVWRLVGILCRFDAERRKGH from the coding sequence ATGGACAGGGGGCGCGAGTCGCGGTGGGAGAAGGATGCGATGACGGTGGAGATCGCCTTTGCCCTGGTGACCGCCGCTGCCCTTGCCGCGGCGGTCTTCGCCGTCGCGCTGACCCTCACTCTCGTCTTTGACCTCTCCGATGCGGCGTCCACAGGTGTACGGACGGGGGGAGCCCTGGTCGGAGGGGCGGTCGGCGTGTGGCGTCTGGTAGGGATTCTGTGTCGCTTCGACGCAGAGCGCCGCAAAGGCCACTGA